Proteins encoded together in one Maribacter dokdonensis DSW-8 window:
- a CDS encoding M14 family metallopeptidase: MKLTLRIALLFIPFLGLAQLKSPSEFLGYELGTQFTRHHEVVDYYQYLAKAEPKRMKLIEYGKTNERRPLLLATISTEENMQNLDQIREEHMKGIHGEGSPDKAIVWLSYNVHGNESVSTEASMQTIYDLFTSKKAYLENIVVLIDPCINPDGRDRYVNWYNQFKNSPNQVDPQSKEHHENWWSGRSNHYMFDLNRDWAWLTQVESQQRLKQFNQWLPHVHVDFHEQGVDNPYYFAPAAEPFHEVITDFQREFQETIGKNHAKYFDANGWFYFTKEVFDLLYPSYGDTYPTYNGGIGMTYEQGGSGRAGLGIITSIGDTLTLKDRIAHHHTTGLSTVEVASKNVTKLNDEFKKFYRDKNFKYNTYVMNGNPDKIEALADLLSKHEIEFQAGTNSTFKGYNYATGKSGSIKSTNKSLVISTNQPKSTLVKVLFEPTAKLSDSVTYDITAWSLPYAYGLDAIASETSVAKSAPLHSGTKYGVLKPDSYAYLADWNSMKDAQFLAELLRNKVRVRFAHKPFTLDGISHERGTLIITKSDNKHLKNFNDILISASENNSKNVISTNTGFVESGKDFGSGYVDVIQKLNIAVLSGEPTSTLRFGEIWNFFEQQLNYPISVLGHDYFDRIDLSNYDILILPDGRGYNSFLNSYNKEKIKDWVKRGGKLIAMGGAIDGITSSDKDFKLSVKEIEKDSSTTIGSFEISEREQIKSAITGAIFKATVDNTNPLAYGYDDTYFTLKLGARSYNYLENGSAVYLSEGNNEPVSGFAGSEAKKKIAETLIFGTEEMGRGQIIYMIDNPLFRGFWENGKLFFANALFMVK; the protein is encoded by the coding sequence TGAAACTTATTGAATATGGAAAAACCAATGAACGAAGACCTTTGTTATTGGCAACCATTTCTACTGAAGAAAACATGCAAAACCTAGATCAAATTAGGGAAGAGCATATGAAAGGTATACATGGAGAAGGTTCTCCGGACAAAGCTATTGTTTGGTTGAGCTACAATGTACATGGCAATGAAAGTGTTAGCACAGAAGCATCTATGCAAACCATTTACGACCTTTTCACAAGTAAGAAAGCATATTTGGAAAATATAGTTGTATTAATTGATCCATGTATTAATCCAGATGGACGAGATCGTTACGTAAACTGGTACAATCAATTTAAAAACTCGCCAAATCAAGTTGACCCTCAAAGCAAGGAGCATCATGAAAATTGGTGGAGCGGTAGAAGCAACCATTATATGTTTGACCTTAATAGAGACTGGGCATGGTTGACACAAGTTGAGAGTCAGCAGCGCCTAAAACAATTTAACCAATGGCTACCCCATGTTCATGTTGATTTTCATGAGCAAGGTGTTGACAACCCCTATTACTTTGCTCCTGCAGCTGAACCTTTTCATGAAGTTATTACAGATTTTCAAAGAGAATTTCAAGAAACCATTGGCAAGAATCATGCAAAATATTTTGATGCTAATGGATGGTTCTATTTTACTAAAGAAGTCTTTGATCTTTTATACCCAAGCTATGGCGATACTTACCCGACATATAATGGTGGAATTGGAATGACTTACGAACAAGGTGGTAGTGGACGTGCCGGACTTGGCATTATCACGAGTATTGGAGATACGCTTACCTTAAAAGATAGAATTGCACATCATCATACCACCGGCTTATCTACCGTTGAAGTGGCCTCAAAAAATGTTACTAAATTGAATGATGAGTTCAAGAAATTTTACCGTGACAAAAATTTTAAATACAACACTTATGTGATGAACGGTAACCCCGATAAAATAGAGGCTTTAGCAGATTTATTGAGTAAACATGAAATTGAATTTCAAGCAGGTACCAATAGTACCTTTAAAGGGTACAACTATGCCACCGGTAAATCTGGCTCAATTAAAAGTACTAATAAAAGTTTGGTCATTTCTACAAACCAACCAAAAAGCACCTTGGTAAAAGTACTGTTCGAGCCCACCGCAAAGTTAAGCGACTCGGTTACCTATGATATCACCGCATGGTCTTTACCCTATGCCTATGGTTTAGACGCGATAGCTTCAGAAACCAGTGTAGCTAAATCCGCACCTCTTCATAGTGGTACTAAATACGGTGTTTTAAAACCGGACAGTTATGCTTACTTAGCTGATTGGAACAGTATGAAAGATGCTCAATTTCTAGCAGAATTACTGCGTAACAAAGTTCGAGTACGTTTTGCCCATAAGCCATTTACATTAGATGGTATTTCCCATGAAAGAGGCACATTGATTATTACTAAAAGTGACAATAAGCACCTTAAGAATTTCAATGACATCCTTATTTCAGCTTCAGAAAACAATTCAAAGAATGTCATTTCTACAAATACAGGTTTTGTTGAGAGCGGAAAAGATTTCGGCTCTGGTTATGTAGATGTAATTCAGAAATTAAATATCGCCGTTCTTTCTGGTGAGCCAACGTCTACTTTGCGTTTTGGTGAAATTTGGAACTTTTTTGAACAACAACTTAATTACCCTATTTCTGTATTGGGACATGATTATTTTGACCGTATTGACCTTAGCAATTATGATATTTTAATTTTACCTGACGGACGTGGGTATAATAGTTTTCTAAACTCCTATAACAAGGAAAAAATAAAGGACTGGGTAAAACGTGGTGGAAAATTAATTGCCATGGGCGGTGCAATTGATGGAATTACCTCATCTGACAAAGATTTTAAATTATCTGTAAAAGAGATTGAAAAAGACTCATCTACTACAATAGGATCATTTGAAATTTCTGAAAGAGAACAAATAAAATCTGCTATTACCGGAGCAATTTTCAAGGCCACGGTAGATAACACAAATCCGTTAGCTTATGGTTACGATGACACTTATTTTACCCTTAAATTAGGTGCCCGTTCTTACAATTACCTAGAAAATGGCAGCGCAGTGTATTTGAGCGAAGGTAACAACGAACCTGTGTCCGGTTTTGCCGGTAGCGAAGCAAAGAAAAAAATTGCGGAAACTTTAATCTTCGGTACAGAAGAAATGGGGCGTGGTCAAATTATTTATATGATAGACAATCCACTTTTTAGAGGCTTCTGGGAAAATGGTAAGCTGTTTTTTGCAAACGCCCTATTCATGGTTAAATAA